The proteins below come from a single Tachysurus fulvidraco isolate hzauxx_2018 chromosome 26, HZAU_PFXX_2.0, whole genome shotgun sequence genomic window:
- the alkbh4 gene encoding alpha-ketoglutarate-dependent dioxygenase alkB homolog 4, which translates to MAAKQQTANCGCKGIRTCLICEANDDKRHLIKKASLHYDFIYDQESKLAVPSAGNVHQAFPFPGVFLWENFVSEDEERELVDKMDQDVWRDSQSGRRKQDFGPKVNFRKRRVCLGAFSGLPAVSHKLVDRMTKEPLLADFHPVEQCNLDYSPERGSAIDPHLDDSWLWGQRLVTLNLLSDTVITMSLDQGWGDMDQGEVRVAINIPQKCLFVMYGEARHRWKHAIHREHIHSRRVCSTFRELTPEFLKGGEQEKLGSELLDLASSFKGVPV; encoded by the exons ATGGCTGCCAAGCAGCAGACGGCTAATTGTGGCTGTAAAGGCATTCGAACTTGCCTGATATGTGAGGCAAATGATGATAAACGACATCTGATTAAGAAAGCCTCG TTGCATTATGATTTTATCTATGATCAGGAGTCAAAATTAGCAGTGCCAAGTGCTGGTAATGTTCATCAGGCTTTTCCATTTCCTGGTGTGTTCCTGTGGGAAAACTTTGTCTCAGAAGATGAGGAAAGAGAGCTAGTGGACAAAATGGACCAAGACGTCTGGAGAGACTCTCAGTCTGGTCGGCGTAAACAG GACTTTGGACCGAAGGTAAACTTCAGAAAACGGCGTGTATGCCTTGGTGCTTTCAGTGGCCTCCCTGCGGTCAGTCATAAGCTAGTGGACAGGATGACCAAAGAGCCACTGCTGGCTGATTTCCACCCCGTAGAACAGTGCAACCTGGATTACAGCCCCGAACGTGGCTCGGCCATCGACCCTCACCTGGATGACAGCTGGCTGTGGGGGCAGCGCCTGGTCACTCTCAATCTGCTCTCTGACACCGTGATCACCATGAGCTTAGACCAGGGCTGGGGAGATATGGACCAAGGTGAGGTCAGGGTGGCTATTAATATACCTcaaaagtgtttatttgtgatgTACGGTGAGGCGCGCCATCGATGGAAACACGCCATACACCGGGAGCATATACACAGCCGGCGGGTGTGCAGCACCTTCAGGGAGCTGACCCCTGAGTTTCTGAAAGGTGGAGAGCAAGagaagctggggtcagagctGCTGGATCTGGCATCAAGCTTTAAAGGTGTTCCTGTGTAA